In Eubalaena glacialis isolate mEubGla1 chromosome 12, mEubGla1.1.hap2.+ XY, whole genome shotgun sequence, a single window of DNA contains:
- the MAS1 gene encoding proto-oncogene Mas, producing the protein MDEANGTSFVAEESSNASTSGNTSVADPRREIPIVHWVIMSISPLGFVENGILLWFLCFRMRRNPFTVYITHLSIADISLLFCIFILSVDYALDYELSSGYYYTIVTLSVTFLFGYNTGLYLLTAISVERCLSVLYPIWYRCHRPKHQSAFVCALLWALSCLVTTMEYVMCIDSEGQTHSRSDCRAVIIFIAILSFLVFTPLMVVSNTVLVVKIRKNAWASHSSKLYLVITVTIIIFFIFAMPMRLLYLLYYEYWSTFRNLHHISLLFSTINSSANPFIYFFVGSSRKKRFKESLKVVLTRAFKDEMQPRRPEDHTTTTETETVV; encoded by the coding sequence ATGGATGAGGCAAACGGGACATCATTTGTTGCTGAGGAGTCCTCGAACGCCTCAACCAGCGGGAACACCTCAGTAGCAGACCCGCGTCGGGAAATTCCCATCGTGCACTGGGTGATCATGAGCATCTCCCCACTGGGCTTTGTTGAGAATGGAATTCTCCTCTGGTTCCTCTGCTTCCGGATGAGAAGAAACCCCTTCACCGTCTACATCACCCACTTGTCTATTGCGGACATCTCATTACTCTTTTGCATCTTTATTCTGTCTGTCGACTATGCTTTAGATTACGAGCTCTCTTCCGGCTATTACTACACGATTGTCACATTGTCGGTGACATTTCTCTTTGGCTACAACACGGGTCTGTATCTGCTGACAGCCATCAGTGTGGAGAGGTGCCTGTCCGTCCTGTACCCCATCTGGTACCGCTGCCATCGTCCCAAGCACCAGTCAGCATTCGTCTGTGCCCTCCTGTGGGCACTTTCCTGCTTAGTGACCACCATGGAATACGTCATGTGCATTGACAGTGAAGGACAGACTCACTCCCGAAGTGACTGCAGGGCGGTGATCATCTTCATAGCCATTCTGAGCTTCCTGGTCTTCACTCCACTTATGGTGGTGTCCAACACCGTCTTGGTAGTGAAGATTCGGAAGAATGCATGGGCGTCCCATTCCTCGAAGCTGTACCTTGTCATCACGGTCACCATCATCATATTCTTCATCTTCGCCATGCCCATGAGGCTCCTCTACCTGCTCTATTATGAGTATTGGTCGACGTTCAGGAACTTGCACcacatttctcttctcttctctacaATCAATAGCAGCGCCAACCCTTTTATTTACTTCTTCGTGGGCAGCAGCAGGAAGAAGCGGTTCAAGGAGTCCTTAAAAGTGGTTCTGACCAGGGCTTTCAAAGATGAGATGCAACCCAGGCGCCCGGAAgaccacaccaccaccactgaaactgagactgtCGTCTGA